Proteins from a single region of Abyssalbus ytuae:
- a CDS encoding IPExxxVDY family protein, whose amino-acid sequence MAVYKLLEDFDEHSYTLIAIHCSLEDYRIAYFLNSYINTKFSRLDFDLKSITDASFSVYEWEDLIDDTKWNLISNISKVSQENDEINLFKKDMSTVTNYYIPEHKKVDYFLKIDNGGIFKQSKFILKKIIEMPQIITAYLIDINQLKSKKNLIF is encoded by the coding sequence ATGGCTGTCTACAAACTTTTAGAAGATTTTGATGAACATTCTTATACTTTAATCGCTATACATTGTTCTTTGGAAGATTATAGAATAGCTTACTTCTTAAATTCATATATAAATACAAAATTTAGCCGATTGGATTTTGATTTAAAATCCATAACAGATGCTTCATTTTCAGTATATGAGTGGGAAGATTTGATAGATGATACTAAATGGAATTTAATATCAAACATTTCAAAAGTCAGCCAGGAGAATGATGAAATAAATCTGTTTAAAAAAGACATGTCAACAGTCACCAATTATTATATACCAGAGCACAAAAAAGTTGATTATTTTTTAAAAATAGACAATGGAGGTATATTCAAACAATCAAAATTTATTTTAAAGAAGATTATTGAAATGCCCCAAATAATAACAGCTTATTTAATAGATATAAACCAACTTAAATCAAAAAAGAACTTAATTTTTTAA